Proteins co-encoded in one Ruegeria pomeroyi DSS-3 genomic window:
- a CDS encoding sarcosine oxidase subunit alpha family protein, producing the protein MSTRLAKQGRLIDRSKQVTFTFNGTTMRGFQGDTLASALLANDQMMMGRSFKYHRPRGVVASGAEEPNALVGLGEGARFEPNQRATTTELFDGLKAASQNHWPNLDFDIGAVNTYLSRFLPAGFYYKMFIHPAPFWKHVYEPIIRRSAGLGKAPDKELVDADTYEHFHVHTDILVIGGGVAGLQAAKVAASSGARVLLIEQTAHWGGRAPVDGGTIDGLSPDEWVSRTLAELEAMDNVTLRARTMGAGVYDHGYALGYERVADHTPGVPGPRHRLWRIRAKQIVSATGAIERPLSFAGNDVPGVMLAGAMRDYVVNWGVTPGQRVVVATNNDDAYRTAIILKQAGVDVLRILDARKEGGGALADEARALGIRVDPGKAIAKVKGGKRVKKISICNQDGVGGAREEVEADAVAMSGGWSPVVHMWSHCGGKLIWDRANAHFRPDPDRPPLGADGKGYVVAAGSANGPLALDQVMADADAAGKAAAKAAGFSPKRTKVPEGVATGENAMEAVWLMPANAEVQLRMKSWLDFQNDVKVSDVQLAAREGYESVEHTKRYTTLGMATDQGKLSNINGLAILADALNADIPQVGTTTFRPPYTPISMGAIGGEARGEVFQPVRKTPIYDWSNANGADWEPVGQWRRPFAYVRPGESVHDAVNREVKNTRENLGLLDASTLGKLIVKGPDAGKFLDMLYTNMMSTLKPGKCRYGLMCSENGFLIDDGVVARIDEDTFLCHTTTGGAERIHGHMEEWLQTEWWDWKVYVANVTEQYAQIAVVGPKARKVLEKLNAKAGGGMDLSVEALPFMEWRDGRIGEFDARAYRISFSGELSYEIAVPASQGLAFWEALVDAGKEFGVMPYGTETLHILRAEKGFIMIGDETDGTVIPQDLGLHWALSKKKDDYLGKRAQERSHMADRDRWKLVGLETVDGSVLPDGAYAVGEGVNANGQRNMIGRVTSTYYSANLGRGIAMGLIQHGPDRMGEIVEFPGTDGKSYKAKIVDPVFYDKEGAKQNV; encoded by the coding sequence ATGAGCACCCGTCTCGCAAAACAGGGCCGCCTGATCGACCGTTCGAAACAGGTGACCTTTACCTTCAACGGCACCACCATGCGTGGGTTTCAGGGCGATACGCTCGCCTCGGCGCTTCTGGCCAACGACCAGATGATGATGGGCCGTTCGTTCAAGTACCACCGCCCGCGCGGGGTGGTGGCCAGCGGCGCCGAAGAGCCCAACGCACTGGTCGGTCTGGGCGAGGGCGCGCGGTTCGAGCCGAACCAGCGCGCCACCACGACCGAGCTGTTCGACGGCCTCAAGGCCGCCAGCCAGAACCACTGGCCCAACCTCGATTTCGATATCGGGGCGGTGAACACCTATCTGTCGCGCTTTCTGCCGGCGGGCTTTTACTACAAGATGTTCATCCATCCGGCGCCGTTCTGGAAGCATGTCTACGAGCCGATCATCCGCCGCTCGGCCGGTCTGGGCAAGGCGCCCGACAAGGAGCTGGTGGATGCCGATACCTATGAGCATTTCCATGTCCACACCGATATCCTGGTGATCGGCGGCGGCGTGGCCGGATTGCAGGCGGCCAAGGTGGCAGCAAGCTCGGGCGCGCGGGTGCTGCTGATTGAGCAGACCGCCCATTGGGGCGGGCGGGCGCCGGTCGACGGCGGCACCATCGACGGCCTGTCACCCGACGAATGGGTAAGCCGCACCCTGGCCGAGCTGGAAGCGATGGACAATGTCACCCTGCGCGCCCGCACCATGGGCGCCGGTGTCTATGACCACGGCTATGCGCTGGGATACGAGCGGGTGGCCGACCATACCCCCGGCGTGCCGGGGCCGCGCCATCGCTTGTGGCGGATCCGCGCCAAGCAGATCGTCAGCGCCACCGGCGCCATCGAACGCCCGCTGTCCTTTGCCGGCAACGATGTGCCCGGCGTGATGCTGGCGGGCGCGATGCGCGACTATGTGGTGAACTGGGGTGTGACCCCGGGCCAGCGCGTTGTGGTCGCCACCAACAATGACGACGCCTATCGCACCGCCATCATCCTGAAACAGGCTGGTGTCGACGTGCTGCGCATTCTCGACGCCCGCAAGGAGGGCGGCGGTGCGCTGGCCGACGAAGCGCGCGCGCTGGGCATCCGGGTCGATCCCGGCAAGGCGATTGCCAAGGTCAAGGGCGGCAAGCGGGTCAAGAAGATCTCGATCTGCAATCAGGACGGTGTTGGCGGCGCCCGTGAAGAGGTCGAGGCCGACGCGGTCGCGATGTCGGGCGGCTGGTCGCCGGTGGTACATATGTGGTCCCATTGCGGCGGCAAGCTGATCTGGGACCGCGCCAACGCGCATTTCCGCCCCGATCCCGACCGCCCGCCGCTGGGTGCGGATGGCAAGGGCTATGTGGTGGCAGCCGGGTCCGCCAACGGGCCGCTGGCGCTGGATCAGGTGATGGCCGATGCCGATGCCGCGGGCAAGGCTGCCGCCAAGGCCGCCGGGTTTAGCCCCAAGCGCACCAAGGTGCCCGAAGGCGTGGCAACGGGTGAGAACGCGATGGAGGCGGTCTGGCTGATGCCCGCCAATGCCGAGGTACAGCTGCGGATGAAATCCTGGCTCGACTTCCAGAACGACGTCAAGGTTTCGGACGTGCAGCTGGCGGCGCGCGAGGGGTATGAAAGCGTTGAACATACCAAGCGCTATACCACGCTGGGCATGGCGACGGATCAGGGTAAGTTGAGCAATATCAACGGCCTGGCGATCCTTGCTGATGCATTGAATGCAGATATCCCGCAGGTCGGCACCACCACCTTCCGCCCGCCCTATACGCCGATCTCGATGGGCGCCATCGGTGGCGAGGCGCGTGGCGAAGTGTTCCAGCCGGTGCGCAAGACGCCGATCTATGACTGGAGCAACGCCAATGGCGCCGACTGGGAACCGGTCGGCCAGTGGCGCCGCCCCTTTGCCTATGTCCGTCCGGGCGAAAGCGTGCATGACGCGGTCAATCGCGAGGTCAAGAACACCCGCGAGAACCTCGGGCTGCTCGATGCCTCGACGCTGGGCAAGCTGATCGTCAAGGGGCCGGACGCGGGCAAGTTCCTCGACATGCTCTACACCAACATGATGAGCACGTTGAAACCGGGCAAATGCCGCTATGGCCTGATGTGTTCGGAGAACGGGTTCCTCATCGACGACGGTGTGGTGGCGCGGATCGACGAGGACACGTTCCTGTGTCACACCACCACCGGCGGCGCCGAGCGCATCCATGGCCACATGGAAGAATGGCTGCAGACCGAATGGTGGGACTGGAAGGTCTATGTCGCCAACGTGACCGAGCAATATGCCCAGATCGCCGTGGTCGGCCCCAAGGCCCGCAAGGTGCTGGAAAAGCTGAACGCCAAGGCGGGCGGCGGCATGGACCTGTCGGTCGAGGCGCTGCCCTTCATGGAATGGCGCGACGGGCGGATCGGCGAATTCGACGCGCGGGCCTATCGCATCTCGTTCTCGGGCGAGTTGAGCTACGAGATCGCGGTCCCAGCAAGCCAGGGGTTGGCCTTCTGGGAGGCGCTGGTGGATGCGGGCAAGGAATTCGGTGTCATGCCCTATGGCACCGAGACCCTGCATATCCTGCGTGCCGAAAAGGGCTTCATCATGATCGGGGACGAGACCGACGGCACCGTGATCCCGCAGGATCTGGGGCTGCACTGGGCTCTGTCCAAGAAGAAGGACGACTACCTGGGCAAGCGCGCGCAGGAACGCAGCCACATGGCCGACCGCGACCGCTGGAAACTGGTGGGTCTGGAAACGGTCGACGGCTCGGTCCTGCCCGACGGTGCCTATGCGGTGGGCGAGGGTGTCAATGCCAACGGTCAGCGCAACATGATCGGGCGGGTCACCTCGACCTATTACTCGGCCAATCTGGGCCGCGGTATCGCCATGGGCCTGATCCAGCACGGGCCGGACCGGATGGGCGAGATCGTCGAATTCCCCGGCACTGACGGCAAGTCCTACAAGGCCAAGATCGTGGACCCGGTTTTCTATGACAAGGAAGGGGCGAAACAGAATGTCTAA
- a CDS encoding enoyl-CoA hydratase-related protein, with product MNEMSQDGLLGEVLSEGVLTLTLGRAPAHPLSRAMIAALHDALRRAMGDDHVHVLVIHGPGRIFCAGHDLKEIGRHRADPDEGRAFVTDLFEACSALMLDLAHCPKPTIALVEGIATAAGLQLMAACDLAYASPAARFCLPGVQNGGFCTTPAVAVSRVIGRRAVTEMALTGATYDADWALAAGLINRILPEAALATHVADLAGALAARNQAPLRRGLETLNRHLELPLEQAYALATPVMVEHFMDPGRRHLDWID from the coding sequence ATGAACGAGATGTCGCAAGACGGGCTGCTGGGCGAGGTGCTGAGCGAGGGGGTGCTGACCCTGACGCTGGGCCGGGCCCCGGCGCATCCGTTGTCGCGGGCGATGATCGCGGCGCTGCACGACGCTCTGCGGCGGGCGATGGGCGATGATCATGTGCATGTGCTGGTGATCCACGGGCCGGGGCGCATCTTTTGTGCGGGCCACGACCTGAAGGAGATCGGGCGCCACCGGGCCGACCCGGACGAGGGGCGGGCCTTTGTCACCGACCTGTTCGAGGCGTGCAGCGCGCTGATGCTGGATCTGGCGCATTGCCCCAAGCCCACCATCGCTTTGGTCGAAGGGATCGCCACCGCCGCCGGGTTGCAACTGATGGCGGCCTGCGATCTGGCTTATGCCTCTCCTGCTGCGCGATTCTGCCTGCCCGGGGTGCAGAATGGCGGGTTTTGCACCACGCCCGCGGTGGCGGTGTCACGGGTGATCGGGCGCCGCGCGGTTACCGAGATGGCGTTGACCGGGGCCACCTATGACGCCGACTGGGCACTGGCGGCGGGGCTGATCAACCGTATCCTGCCCGAGGCGGCGCTGGCGACGCATGTGGCTGATCTGGCAGGCGCGCTGGCGGCGCGCAACCAGGCACCGCTGCGGCGCGGGCTCGAAACGCTGAACCGGCATCTGGAGCTGCCGCTGGAGCAGGCCTATGCGCTGGCAACCCCGGTCATGGTCGAGCATTTCATGGATCCGGGCCGCCGCCATCTGGACTGGATCGACTGA
- the ccmI gene encoding c-type cytochrome biogenesis protein CcmI yields the protein MTFWILVTLMALTVAALLALSMLRARVAAEPAAAYDLRVYRDQLAGVDRDLARGVIDAGDAERIRTEISRRILAADAQMRAEVEGGGQSLRKAGLGALLGAVVIVGGTMALYSRLGAPGYGDLPLQLRLDIAEANRTDRPGQGEAEARIPAHPAPQLDPGYAELLGKLRDTVAQRPDDIQGQMLLAQHEANTGNFAAAYAAKGRVIALLQGDASPQDFTEQAEMMIRAAGGYVSPEAEAVLFEALRRDPEYGPARYYWGTMLAQIGRPDLAFNTWARTLQTAPAGTAWGEAIREQIGELAMRAGVNDYTPPAPPAGTALPGPRREDVEAASEMDAETRAEMIQGMVTRLSTRLATEGGTPQEWGRLIGALVVLGDTDRARAILDEARQVYGESPEALVLIESAAQRAGLGE from the coding sequence ATGACATTCTGGATCCTCGTCACCCTGATGGCCCTGACCGTGGCGGCGCTGCTGGCGCTGTCGATGCTGCGCGCGCGCGTTGCGGCGGAACCGGCGGCGGCCTATGACCTGCGCGTCTATCGCGACCAGCTGGCCGGGGTCGACCGCGATCTGGCGCGCGGCGTGATCGACGCTGGTGATGCCGAACGCATCCGCACCGAGATCTCGCGCCGCATCCTGGCCGCCGATGCGCAGATGCGCGCCGAGGTCGAAGGCGGCGGTCAATCGCTTCGCAAGGCGGGGTTGGGGGCGCTTCTCGGTGCGGTGGTGATCGTTGGCGGCACGATGGCGCTTTACTCACGGCTGGGCGCGCCGGGCTATGGCGACCTGCCGCTGCAACTGCGCCTCGACATTGCCGAGGCCAACCGTACCGACCGCCCGGGCCAGGGTGAGGCCGAGGCGCGCATTCCCGCGCATCCCGCGCCGCAGCTGGACCCGGGCTATGCCGAGTTGCTGGGCAAGCTGCGCGACACCGTGGCCCAGCGACCCGACGACATTCAGGGCCAGATGCTGCTGGCCCAGCACGAGGCCAATACCGGCAATTTCGCCGCCGCCTATGCCGCCAAGGGGCGCGTCATCGCCCTGCTGCAGGGCGATGCCAGCCCGCAGGATTTCACCGAACAGGCCGAAATGATGATCCGCGCCGCCGGCGGCTATGTTTCGCCCGAGGCCGAGGCGGTGCTGTTCGAGGCGCTGCGGCGCGACCCCGAATACGGGCCCGCGCGCTATTACTGGGGCACCATGCTGGCACAGATCGGGCGGCCCGACCTGGCCTTCAACACCTGGGCGCGAACGCTGCAGACCGCCCCGGCGGGCACTGCCTGGGGCGAGGCGATCCGCGAGCAGATCGGCGAACTGGCGATGCGGGCCGGGGTCAACGACTATACCCCGCCCGCGCCGCCAGCCGGCACCGCCCTGCCCGGTCCCCGGCGTGAGGATGTCGAGGCCGCCTCTGAAATGGACGCCGAAACACGGGCCGAAATGATCCAGGGCATGGTGACCCGCCTGTCGACTCGCCTGGCGACCGAAGGCGGCACGCCGCAGGAATGGGGCCGCCTGATCGGCGCGCTGGTGGTGCTGGGTGATACCGACCGCGCCCGCGCCATCCTGGACGAGGCGCGCCAGGTCTATGGCGAAAGCCCCGAGGCGCTGGTCCTGATCGAAAGTGCTGCGCAAAGGGCGGGGCTGGGCGAATGA
- a CDS encoding sarcosine oxidase subunit delta codes for MLILTCPYCGVAADETELAAGGEAHLKRFGPGASDDELHGYLFSRENPKGVHLERWRHASGCGKWFHAARCTATLEVFGTYSAQVSGPPQEIRDAISAKRPGWSWREFS; via the coding sequence ATGCTGATCCTCACCTGCCCCTATTGCGGGGTTGCTGCCGATGAAACCGAACTTGCCGCCGGTGGCGAAGCGCATCTGAAGCGTTTCGGCCCGGGAGCGAGCGATGACGAGCTGCATGGCTATCTGTTCTCGCGCGAAAACCCCAAGGGCGTGCATCTGGAACGCTGGCGCCATGCCTCGGGCTGCGGCAAGTGGTTTCACGCCGCGCGCTGTACCGCCACGCTGGAAGTGTTCGGCACCTATTCGGCGCAGGTCAGCGGCCCGCCGCAGGAGATCCGCGACGCGATCAGCGCAAAACGCCCCGGCTGGAGCTGGAGGGAATTCTCCTGA
- a CDS encoding sarcosine oxidase subunit gamma has product MSKPVSALMGAAYDGIVRVEECGLQGMITLRGDLASKPVMAAATGATGQDMPGQRRAKVAGQSGLCWMSPDELLVLVPHGEVGDKLAAMTKALGEAHSLAVDVSDARAMFRVSGAHSREVMAKLAPVDFAPGAFGPGDFRRSRLAQVAGAFWMEEDGSFCIICFRSVADYVFKLLKVAAQPGSAVGAF; this is encoded by the coding sequence ATGTCTAAACCTGTCAGCGCATTGATGGGTGCCGCCTATGACGGCATCGTGCGGGTCGAGGAATGCGGCCTGCAGGGCATGATCACCCTGCGGGGCGATCTGGCTTCGAAACCGGTCATGGCCGCCGCCACTGGCGCCACCGGGCAGGACATGCCCGGCCAGCGCCGCGCCAAAGTGGCGGGCCAAAGCGGGCTGTGCTGGATGTCGCCCGACGAACTGTTGGTGTTGGTCCCGCATGGTGAGGTCGGCGACAAGCTGGCCGCCATGACCAAGGCTTTGGGCGAGGCCCACAGCCTGGCGGTGGACGTGTCGGACGCCCGCGCCATGTTTCGTGTCTCGGGCGCACATTCGCGCGAGGTGATGGCCAAGCTCGCCCCGGTCGATTTCGCCCCGGGCGCGTTCGGCCCTGGCGATTTCCGCCGCTCGCGCCTGGCCCAGGTGGCCGGTGCCTTCTGGATGGAGGAGGATGGCAGCTTCTGCATTATTTGCTTCCGTTCAGTCGCAGATTACGTGTTCAAGTTGCTGAAAGTGGCCGCACAACCGGGAAGCGCTGTCGGCGCATTCTGA
- a CDS encoding FkbM family methyltransferase — MFTGLRKMAYRARGYYAGALNGEPFRLDPYHSKFWRRATAGGWEPETFAVLDQYLSPDRDYVDIGAWIGPTVLYAARRARHVWCFEPDPVALRHLLWNLELNDIRNVSAFGVALSDGFGLARMASFGGEAGDSMTSLLASGNHGTEALTIGWDQFAQTVDLTDVSLVKMDVEGAEFGVVPTLSDWLRAHRPAFYLSTHAPFLEEAARPEAMAGLARALEFYASATDEAGAPADLTAPEAQSRFCSFLFSG, encoded by the coding sequence ATGTTCACCGGATTGCGCAAGATGGCCTATCGGGCGCGCGGCTATTATGCGGGCGCACTGAATGGCGAGCCCTTCCGGCTGGACCCCTATCATTCCAAGTTCTGGCGCAGGGCCACGGCGGGCGGCTGGGAGCCCGAGACTTTTGCCGTGCTCGACCAGTATCTGTCGCCCGATCGCGACTATGTCGATATCGGCGCCTGGATCGGGCCAACCGTGCTTTATGCCGCGCGCCGGGCGCGCCATGTCTGGTGTTTCGAGCCCGATCCGGTGGCGTTGCGCCATCTCCTGTGGAACCTGGAGCTGAACGACATCCGCAATGTCTCGGCCTTTGGCGTGGCCTTGTCTGACGGGTTCGGGCTGGCGCGCATGGCCTCGTTCGGGGGCGAGGCCGGGGATTCGATGACCTCGCTGCTGGCCTCGGGCAATCATGGTACCGAGGCGCTCACCATAGGCTGGGACCAGTTCGCGCAAACCGTCGATCTGACGGATGTCTCGCTGGTCAAGATGGATGTGGAGGGGGCCGAATTCGGCGTGGTCCCGACGCTGAGCGACTGGCTGCGCGCCCACCGCCCCGCCTTTTACCTGTCGACGCACGCCCCGTTTCTGGAGGAAGCGGCGCGGCCCGAGGCGATGGCAGGCCTTGCACGCGCGCTGGAGTTCTACGCCTCGGCCACCGACGAGGCCGGCGCCCCCGCCGACCTGACCGCGCCCGAGGCCCAAAGCCGCTTTTGCAGTTTCCTGTTCAGTGGCTGA
- the ruvX gene encoding Holliday junction resolvase RuvX: MICETVEEFAAALPPFSALAGLDLGDKTIGVAVSDRMRGVATPLETIRRKKFGLDASALLAIVEQREIAGIVLGLPRNMDGSEGPRCQSTRAFARNLSRLTEVAITFWDERLSTVAAEKALLEADTTRKRRSEVIDHVAAAYILQGALDRLRNL; encoded by the coding sequence ATGATCTGCGAAACGGTCGAAGAGTTCGCCGCCGCCCTGCCCCCGTTCAGCGCCCTGGCCGGGCTTGACCTGGGCGACAAGACAATCGGCGTTGCCGTATCCGACCGGATGCGCGGCGTGGCCACCCCGCTGGAAACCATTCGCCGGAAGAAATTCGGGCTGGATGCCAGCGCCCTGCTGGCGATTGTCGAGCAGCGCGAGATCGCCGGCATCGTGCTGGGCCTGCCGCGCAACATGGATGGCAGCGAGGGGCCGCGCTGCCAGTCGACCCGCGCCTTTGCCCGCAACCTGAGCCGCCTGACCGAGGTTGCGATCACCTTCTGGGACGAGCGCCTGAGCACGGTTGCGGCGGAAAAGGCGCTGCTTGAGGCGGATACGACACGAAAGCGTCGCTCAGAGGTGATCGACCACGTGGCGGCGGCCTATATCCTGCAAGGGGCGCTGGATCGCCTGCGCAATCTCTGA
- a CDS encoding sarcosine oxidase subunit beta family protein, with product MKHYSAFAVAREALRYHTGWERAWRSPEPKKRYDVVIVGAGGHGLATAYYLGKNYGIQNVAVIEKGWLGGGNTGRNTTIIRSNYLQDPSAAIYEKARSLYETMSQDLNYNVMFSPRGVMMLAQTQHEIRGYKRTAHANALQGVKTEWITPERVKQLVPIINLHGPRYPVLGALWQERGGTARHDAVAWGYARACSAMGMDIIQQCEVTGVRREGGQVVGVDTTKGSIDCGKLGVVVAGHSGQLAEMAGFRLPVEALALQALVSEPIKPCMDVVVMANTVHGYMSQSDKGEMVIGGGTDGFNNFTQRGSFHHIEETVRALVETFPMISRLKMLRQWGGIVDMTGDRSPIISKTPLGGCFINCGWGTGGFKAIPGSGWAMAQLMATGHSPLAEAFSLDRFKEGRFIDESVAAGVAH from the coding sequence ATGAAGCACTATTCCGCCTTTGCCGTCGCGCGCGAAGCGCTGCGTTATCACACCGGATGGGAGCGCGCCTGGCGCTCGCCTGAGCCCAAGAAGCGCTATGACGTGGTCATCGTCGGCGCCGGCGGGCACGGGCTTGCCACCGCCTATTACCTTGGCAAGAACTACGGCATCCAGAATGTGGCCGTGATCGAGAAGGGCTGGCTGGGCGGCGGCAATACCGGGCGCAACACCACCATCATCCGGTCGAACTACCTCCAGGACCCCTCCGCCGCGATCTATGAAAAGGCGCGCAGCCTTTACGAGACGATGAGCCAGGACCTGAACTATAACGTGATGTTCAGCCCGCGCGGCGTGATGATGCTGGCCCAGACCCAGCACGAGATCCGCGGCTACAAGCGCACCGCCCATGCCAACGCGCTGCAAGGGGTCAAGACCGAGTGGATCACCCCCGAACGCGTCAAGCAGCTGGTGCCGATCATCAACCTGCACGGGCCGCGTTACCCGGTGCTGGGCGCGCTCTGGCAAGAGCGCGGTGGCACCGCGCGCCATGATGCGGTGGCCTGGGGCTATGCGCGGGCCTGTTCGGCCATGGGCATGGACATCATCCAGCAATGCGAGGTCACCGGCGTGCGCCGCGAGGGCGGCCAGGTCGTTGGCGTCGACACCACCAAGGGGTCGATCGATTGCGGCAAGCTGGGCGTCGTGGTGGCGGGCCATTCCGGCCAGCTGGCGGAGATGGCCGGTTTCCGCCTGCCGGTCGAGGCGCTGGCGCTGCAGGCGCTGGTCTCCGAGCCGATCAAGCCCTGCATGGACGTGGTTGTAATGGCCAACACGGTGCATGGCTACATGTCGCAATCGGACAAGGGCGAGATGGTGATCGGCGGCGGCACCGACGGGTTCAACAACTTTACCCAGCGCGGCAGCTTCCACCATATCGAGGAGACCGTGCGCGCCCTGGTCGAGACCTTCCCGATGATCTCGCGGCTCAAGATGCTGCGCCAATGGGGCGGCATCGTGGATATGACCGGCGACCGCTCGCCCATCATCTCGAAAACGCCGCTGGGCGGCTGTTTCATCAACTGCGGCTGGGGCACCGGCGGGTTCAAGGCGATCCCCGGATCGGGCTGGGCCATGGCGCAGCTGATGGCAACGGGCCATTCGCCGCTGGCCGAGGCCTTCTCGCTGGACCGCTTCAAGGAAGGCCGCTTCATCGACGAGAGCGTGGCCGCAGGGGTGGCGCATTGA
- a CDS encoding DUF1289 domain-containing protein gives MSDMVWKRNEVDSPCIRICVVHPTERICTGCYRSIDEISRWSKMQPEERRAIMEELPDRAPQLRKRRGGRAARQAQE, from the coding sequence ATGTCCGACATGGTCTGGAAACGCAACGAGGTCGACAGCCCCTGCATCCGCATCTGCGTGGTGCACCCGACCGAGCGCATCTGCACCGGCTGCTATCGCTCGATCGACGAAATCTCGCGCTGGTCGAAGATGCAGCCCGAAGAGCGCCGCGCAATCATGGAAGAGCTGCCCGACCGCGCGCCCCAGCTGCGCAAGCGCCGGGGTGGCCGGGCCGCGCGGCAGGCGCAGGAGTGA
- a CDS encoding superoxide dismutase, giving the protein MAFELPDLPYAHDALASKGMSAETLEYHHDLHHKAYVDNGNKLIADTEWDGKSMEEIITGTYDKSAVAQNGIFNNISQLWNHNQFWEMMGPGESKMPGELEKAIAESFGSVDEFKSQFSAAGAGQFGSGWCWLVKNADGSLAVTKTENGVNPLCFGQTALLGCDVWEHSYYIDFRNKRPAYLTNFLDNLVNWENVASRM; this is encoded by the coding sequence ATGGCTTTTGAACTTCCCGACCTTCCTTATGCACATGACGCGCTGGCTTCCAAGGGCATGAGCGCCGAGACGCTGGAATATCACCACGACCTGCACCACAAGGCCTATGTCGACAACGGCAACAAGCTGATCGCCGACACCGAGTGGGACGGCAAGTCGATGGAAGAGATCATCACCGGCACCTATGACAAGAGCGCCGTGGCACAGAACGGCATCTTCAACAACATCAGCCAGCTGTGGAACCACAACCAGTTCTGGGAAATGATGGGCCCGGGCGAAAGCAAGATGCCGGGCGAGCTGGAAAAGGCGATTGCCGAGAGCTTTGGCTCGGTCGACGAGTTCAAGTCGCAGTTTTCCGCTGCCGGTGCCGGCCAGTTCGGTTCGGGCTGGTGCTGGCTGGTCAAGAATGCCGACGGCTCGCTGGCAGTGACCAAGACCGAGAACGGTGTGAACCCGCTCTGCTTTGGTCAGACCGCTCTGCTGGGCTGCGATGTGTGGGAGCATTCCTATTACATCGACTTCCGCAACAAGCGCCCAGCCTATCTGACCAACTTCCTCGACAATCTGGTCAATTGGGAAAACGTCGCCTCGCGCATGTAA
- a CDS encoding TfoX/Sxy family protein, translating to MAYSETLAETMRADLGVEPGLSEKKMFGGLCFLLHGHMVCGVTRDGAMYRPGKAQEGAALALGAQPLSFTGRPMGGMVELDAGAFEDAALRSRLTEMSLAHAASLPPKEAAR from the coding sequence ATGGCCTATTCCGAGACCCTGGCCGAGACCATGCGCGCCGATCTGGGCGTGGAGCCGGGCCTGTCCGAAAAGAAGATGTTCGGCGGTCTGTGTTTCCTGCTGCATGGCCACATGGTCTGCGGCGTCACCCGTGACGGCGCCATGTACCGCCCCGGCAAGGCACAGGAGGGCGCAGCGCTGGCGCTGGGCGCGCAGCCGCTTTCATTCACCGGCCGTCCCATGGGCGGTATGGTCGAGCTGGACGCGGGCGCCTTCGAGGATGCCGCCCTGCGGTCCCGCCTGACCGAGATGTCCCTGGCTCATGCCGCCAGCCTGCCGCCCAAGGAGGCCGCGCGATGA